The following is a genomic window from bacterium.
CAGCCCTCGGCCCGGAGCGCGGCCAGCAGCGCGTGCAGGTCCGCAACCCGGTAGTTGATCATGAAGCTCGCCGCGCTGGGGGCGAAGTAGCTGGTGTCGTCCTTGAAGGGACTCCAGACCGGGGTGCCCGCGCCCGTCGCATTGTCATCCGCCCAGCGGAAGGCCACGCCGCCCCACTCCTGGACATCCAGGCCGAGATGCCGGCGGTACCACTCGGCCAGGGCCTGCGGGTCCTTGGCCTTGAAGAACACGCCGCCGATGCCGGTCACTCGTCTCATGAGCGTCTCCTTGGCTGAGCGACAGGGGCGGGGAGCCGTTGCGCGCGGCCCGGAAGCTAGAAGAACCACTTCGCCAGGGCCAGCGCGCCCTGCTTCCAGGGCACGCGGTGCGTCACGCCGGAAGCGCCGGCGAAGCGCTCGCGGTTCGCCAGGTACCAGC
Proteins encoded in this region:
- a CDS encoding VOC family protein, yielding MRRVTGIGGVFFKAKDPQALAEWYRRHLGLDVQEWGGVAFRWADDNATGAGTPVWSPFKDDTSYFAPSAASFMINYRVADLHALLAALRAEG